The Rhizobium leguminosarum genome includes a window with the following:
- a CDS encoding conjugal transfer protein TrbD — protein MAESVSGLRRNRIHRALSRPNLLMGADRELVMITGLAAVILIFVVLTVYSALFGVAVWIVIVGALRMMAKSDPLMRQVYIRHISYKPYYKATTSPWRRY, from the coding sequence ATGGCTGAGTCCGTGTCCGGCTTGCGACGCAATCGCATCCATCGTGCCCTCTCGCGCCCGAACCTTCTGATGGGCGCGGACCGCGAATTGGTGATGATCACCGGCCTTGCGGCCGTCATTCTCATCTTCGTCGTTCTCACGGTCTATTCGGCGCTCTTCGGCGTCGCCGTCTGGATCGTCATCGTCGGGGCGCTCAGGATGATGGCGAAGTCGGATCCGCTCATGCGCCAAGTCTATATCAGGCACATTTCCTACAAGCCCTACTACAAGGCAACCACGTCGCCGTGGCGCCGGTATTGA
- a CDS encoding conjugal transfer protein TrbF has translation MAANRAPENPYLAARQEWSERYGSYVKAAAAWRIVGVLGLVMAVIGFSYAMYLSTQVRLVPYIVEVDKLGTAVTAGFPEQIEYADVRVVRATLGNFVTSFRSITPDAVVQKQYIDRTYALLRTSDPSTEKVNASFRGNSPFEKAKSSTVAIEVNNIVALSNQTYQIDWTEYERDRKGKETGTRRFRGIATVTLTAPQDEATIRLNPIGLYVRDFDWTAQL, from the coding sequence ATGGCAGCGAACCGCGCCCCGGAAAACCCGTATCTTGCCGCCCGCCAGGAATGGAGCGAACGCTATGGCTCCTATGTGAAGGCCGCAGCCGCATGGCGCATTGTTGGTGTCCTCGGCCTGGTCATGGCCGTCATCGGCTTCAGCTACGCGATGTATCTGAGCACGCAGGTGAGGCTCGTGCCTTACATCGTCGAGGTCGACAAGCTCGGAACCGCAGTCACGGCAGGCTTTCCGGAGCAGATCGAGTATGCCGATGTCCGCGTGGTGCGCGCCACACTTGGCAACTTCGTCACGAGCTTTCGCTCGATCACGCCGGATGCAGTGGTGCAGAAGCAATACATCGACCGCACCTACGCCCTTCTGCGCACGTCCGATCCGTCGACGGAGAAGGTCAACGCCTCGTTTCGAGGCAATTCTCCATTCGAGAAGGCGAAGTCCTCGACGGTTGCCATCGAGGTCAACAACATCGTGGCGCTTTCGAACCAGACCTATCAGATCGACTGGACGGAATACGAGCGGGATCGCAAGGGCAAGGAAACCGGCACACGCCGGTTCCGTGGCATCGCAACGGTGACGCTCACCGCGCCACAGGATGAGGCGACGATCCGCCTCAATCCGATCGGCCTCTATGTCCGGGATTTCGACTGGACGGCACAGCTTTAA
- a CDS encoding conjugal transfer protein TrbE produces the protein MVALKRFRVTGPSFADLVPYAGLVDNGVLLLKDGSLMAGWYFAGPDSESATDLERNELSRQVNAVLSRLGSSWMIQVEAIRIPTVDYPSEDRCHFPDPVTRAIDAERRAHFAREQGHFESKHALILTYRPLESKKTALSKYIYADKESRKKSYADTVLFVFKNAVRELEQYFANTLSIRRMETRETLEREGERIARYDELLQFARFCTTGESHPIRLPDVPMYLDWIATAELEHGLTPKVENRFLGVVAIDGLPAESWPGILNSLDLMPLTYRWSSRFIFLDAEEARQKLERTRKKWQQKVRPFFDQIFQTQSRSVDQDAMTMVAETEDAIAQASSQLVAYGYYTPVVVLFDRDREGLLEKAEAIRRLIQAEGFGARIETLNATDAFLGSLPGNWYCNIREPLINTSNLADLIPLNSVWSGNPFAPCPFYPPKSPPLMQVASGSTAFRLNLHVDDVGHTLIFGPTGSGKSTLLALIAAQFRRYENAQIFAFDKGSSLLPLTLAAGGDHYEIGGDNAEEGRALAFCPLSELKSDADRAWATEWIEMLVAVQGVTITPDHRNAISRQVGLMASASGRSLSDFVSGVQLREIKDALHHYTVDGPMGQLLDAEEDGLTLGAFQTFEIEQLMNMGERNLVPVLTYLFRRIEKRLDGSPSLIVLDEAWLMLGHPVFRDKIREWLKVLRKANCAVVLATQSISDAERSGIIDVLKESCPTKICLPNGAARESGTREFYERIGFNERQIEIVATAMPKREYYVATPEGRRLFNMSLGPVALSFVGASGKEDLKRIRALKFEHGRDWPIHWLETRGVHDAASLLK, from the coding sequence ATGGTAGCTCTCAAACGCTTCCGGGTAACCGGCCCGTCCTTCGCCGATCTCGTTCCCTATGCCGGCCTCGTCGACAATGGTGTTCTCCTCTTGAAGGACGGAAGCCTGATGGCCGGCTGGTACTTCGCTGGCCCGGATTCCGAAAGTGCGACCGACCTTGAGCGCAACGAGTTGTCGCGGCAGGTCAATGCCGTTTTGTCACGGCTCGGAAGCAGCTGGATGATCCAGGTCGAGGCCATTCGTATTCCGACAGTCGACTATCCATCAGAAGATCGATGCCATTTCCCCGACCCCGTGACCCGCGCAATCGATGCCGAGCGTCGGGCGCATTTCGCGCGCGAGCAGGGGCATTTCGAGAGCAAGCATGCGCTGATCCTGACCTACCGGCCACTTGAGTCCAAGAAGACTGCACTCAGCAAATACATCTATGCGGATAAGGAGAGCCGGAAGAAGTCCTACGCGGACACGGTGCTCTTCGTGTTCAAGAACGCGGTGCGTGAGCTTGAGCAGTATTTTGCCAACACACTTTCGATCCGGCGAATGGAAACCCGCGAAACACTTGAGAGGGAAGGGGAGCGAATTGCCCGGTATGACGAGCTGCTGCAGTTCGCCCGATTCTGCACCACTGGGGAAAGCCATCCAATCCGGCTTCCCGACGTTCCCATGTATCTCGACTGGATCGCCACCGCGGAGCTTGAGCACGGACTGACGCCAAAGGTCGAAAACCGTTTCCTCGGCGTCGTTGCGATCGACGGTCTGCCGGCGGAAAGCTGGCCGGGGATCCTGAACAGCCTTGATCTGATGCCTCTGACCTATCGATGGTCATCGCGCTTCATCTTCCTTGATGCCGAGGAAGCCCGACAGAAGCTCGAACGGACGCGGAAGAAATGGCAGCAGAAGGTCCGGCCGTTCTTCGACCAGATATTCCAGACGCAAAGTCGATCCGTCGACCAGGACGCCATGACCATGGTGGCCGAGACCGAGGATGCGATCGCGCAGGCCTCGTCGCAACTGGTTGCCTATGGCTATTACACACCGGTCGTCGTGCTGTTCGACCGCGATCGCGAAGGACTCCTGGAGAAGGCCGAAGCGATCCGGCGGCTAATCCAGGCGGAAGGCTTTGGGGCGCGGATCGAAACACTCAACGCCACCGATGCTTTTCTCGGTAGCTTGCCCGGCAACTGGTATTGCAACATCCGTGAGCCGCTGATCAACACCAGCAATCTCGCCGACTTGATTCCGCTGAATTCGGTCTGGTCCGGAAACCCTTTTGCGCCATGCCCTTTTTATCCGCCCAAATCCCCGCCCTTGATGCAGGTTGCGAGCGGATCTACGGCATTCCGTCTGAATCTGCATGTCGATGATGTCGGCCACACGCTGATCTTCGGCCCAACCGGCTCAGGCAAGTCGACGCTTCTGGCTCTGATCGCCGCGCAGTTTCGCCGGTACGAAAATGCGCAGATCTTCGCCTTCGACAAAGGCAGTTCACTTCTACCCCTGACGCTCGCCGCCGGCGGCGATCACTATGAGATCGGCGGCGACAATGCGGAAGAGGGGAGGGCGTTGGCCTTTTGCCCATTGTCCGAACTTAAGAGCGACGCCGACCGGGCTTGGGCGACGGAGTGGATCGAGATGCTGGTCGCTGTGCAGGGCGTCACCATCACACCCGATCATCGTAACGCCATCTCTCGGCAGGTCGGCCTGATGGCGAGCGCCTCTGGTCGCTCACTCTCGGATTTCGTCAGCGGCGTGCAGCTTCGCGAGATCAAGGACGCGTTGCATCACTATACCGTCGATGGCCCGATGGGCCAGCTCCTCGATGCGGAGGAGGACGGCCTCACACTCGGCGCCTTCCAGACTTTCGAGATCGAGCAGCTGATGAATATGGGCGAGCGCAATCTCGTGCCAGTGCTGACCTACCTGTTCCGCCGGATCGAAAAGCGTTTGGATGGGTCGCCGAGCCTGATCGTGCTCGACGAGGCGTGGCTGATGCTCGGCCACCCTGTATTCCGCGACAAGATCCGCGAGTGGCTCAAGGTGCTCCGGAAGGCGAATTGCGCCGTCGTTCTTGCGACCCAATCGATCTCCGATGCCGAGCGGTCCGGGATTATCGACGTGCTGAAGGAATCCTGCCCGACCAAGATTTGCCTTCCGAACGGCGCCGCCCGCGAGTCTGGGACGCGTGAATTCTACGAGCGCATCGGCTTCAACGAGCGGCAGATCGAGATCGTCGCTACCGCCATGCCGAAGCGCGAATACTACGTCGCCACGCCAGAAGGCCGGCGGCTGTTCAACATGTCGTTGGGGCCAGTCGCGCTGAGCTTTGTCGGCGCGTCGGGCAAGGAGGACCTCAAACGCATCCGCGCACTGAAATTCGAACATGGCCGCGACTGGCCGATCCACTGGCTTGAAACGAGAGGAGTTCACGATGCCGCATCGCTGCTCAAATAG
- a CDS encoding TrbC/VirB2 family protein, with product MSRKYTLIAAALVAAPIVLASVAPALASSGGSLPWEGPLQQIQESITGPVAGAIALAAVAIAGGMLIFGGELNDFARRLVYVVLVAGILLGATNIVGLFGATGASIGLTDEQVTSIGPNGGGEGDDG from the coding sequence ATGTCGCGTAAGTATACCCTCATCGCCGCCGCCCTCGTGGCGGCGCCAATCGTTCTTGCCTCTGTCGCACCGGCGCTCGCCAGTTCCGGCGGCAGCCTCCCATGGGAAGGGCCACTGCAGCAGATTCAGGAGTCGATCACCGGCCCGGTCGCGGGTGCGATCGCGCTTGCAGCCGTGGCCATTGCCGGCGGCATGCTCATCTTCGGCGGCGAGCTCAACGATTTCGCCCGGCGCCTTGTGTACGTCGTTCTCGTCGCCGGCATTCTGCTCGGCGCCACCAACATTGTCGGCCTGTTCGGTGCGACCGGCGCTTCGATCGGACTAACCGACGAGCAGGTCACGTCAATTGGTCCGAACGGGGGAGGGGAGGGAGATGATGGCTGA
- the trbG gene encoding P-type conjugative transfer protein TrbG — translation MKKTELIAAAGCMAGLLVAAGAQAQNMTSNEVKGTNLSRKWRGTSGLVATGPDGKVIFLFGETQPSVVCSPLQVCDIELQGGEIVRDVLVGDTVRWKVEPATSGATGGQAIHLIVKPSEPGLLTSMVVTTSRRTYHIQLKSHPSQYMARIGFEYPEDVPSKLADINARLETGGIPGTAPDKLNFSYSVSGSAPWKPKRVYSDGVKTYIQFPKSISGQDAPVLFVVSGGQNRIVNYRMKNDMMTVDYAIDKAILISGVGWRQQKITIRRGG, via the coding sequence ATGAAAAAAACGGAATTGATCGCAGCCGCCGGCTGCATGGCCGGACTCTTGGTTGCGGCGGGCGCGCAGGCGCAAAACATGACGAGTAACGAGGTGAAAGGAACAAATCTTTCCAGGAAGTGGCGCGGCACGTCGGGACTGGTCGCGACGGGACCGGACGGAAAGGTGATCTTCCTGTTCGGCGAAACGCAACCTTCCGTCGTCTGCTCGCCTTTGCAGGTCTGCGACATCGAACTTCAGGGTGGCGAGATCGTTCGCGATGTCCTCGTCGGCGACACCGTGCGCTGGAAGGTAGAGCCAGCCACCTCGGGTGCGACAGGCGGACAGGCCATCCATCTCATCGTCAAACCATCTGAGCCAGGGCTTCTCACCTCGATGGTCGTCACCACGTCACGTCGAACCTATCACATCCAGCTCAAATCCCATCCCAGCCAGTACATGGCGCGCATTGGCTTCGAATATCCGGAAGACGTGCCCAGCAAGCTCGCCGACATAAACGCCCGTCTCGAAACGGGCGGCATTCCGGGCACAGCGCCGGACAAACTGAACTTCTCCTACTCGGTGAGCGGGAGCGCGCCCTGGAAACCGAAGCGGGTCTATTCTGACGGGGTGAAGACCTACATCCAGTTCCCGAAGTCGATCTCCGGTCAGGATGCACCTGTGCTCTTCGTCGTCTCCGGCGGTCAAAATCGCATCGTCAATTACCGGATGAAGAACGACATGATGACCGTCGACTATGCGATCGACAAGGCGATCCTCATTTCCGGCGTCGGTTGGCGGCAGCAGAAGATCACCATCCGGCGGGGAGGCTGA
- a CDS encoding autoinducer binding domain-containing protein has protein sequence MDGDLRSLIDMTEAAHDERMIKSALKTFAHACGFDRFAYLQTEGLEIRTFNSYPEEWQGVYLEGQYSRIDPVVTEAKRRMEMFSWTADDWPARGTSELRRFRDQAIDYGIRSGVTIPLEGSFGSTMMLTFASSAQTADVSKLQDAQKAIRAVLVIHYRLKIIAATTIVAPKRLLSPREAMCVMWAAKGKSAPETAMLTGINPRTVQHYLDKAREKLEAATVPQLVAIAKDHGLV, from the coding sequence GTGGACGGTGACCTTCGCTCTCTCATCGATATGACAGAAGCCGCGCATGATGAACGTATGATCAAAAGTGCTTTGAAGACATTTGCGCACGCATGTGGCTTCGACCGTTTTGCTTATCTGCAGACCGAGGGGTTGGAAATCCGCACATTCAACTCCTATCCGGAGGAATGGCAGGGCGTTTATCTCGAAGGCCAGTACTCCCGCATCGACCCGGTCGTTACTGAAGCCAAGCGTCGCATGGAAATGTTTTCCTGGACGGCCGACGATTGGCCCGCTCGTGGAACCTCCGAACTCAGGCGTTTTCGGGACCAGGCGATCGATTACGGCATTCGGAGTGGGGTGACGATTCCCCTCGAAGGAAGTTTCGGGTCAACGATGATGCTGACGTTTGCATCCTCAGCGCAGACGGCTGACGTTTCAAAACTGCAGGATGCGCAAAAAGCGATCCGGGCGGTTCTGGTGATCCATTACCGCCTGAAGATCATCGCGGCGACGACGATTGTCGCTCCGAAACGGTTGCTTTCACCAAGAGAAGCAATGTGCGTGATGTGGGCGGCAAAGGGCAAAAGCGCTCCGGAAACGGCAATGTTGACAGGGATCAATCCGAGGACAGTGCAGCACTACCTTGATAAAGCGCGCGAAAAACTTGAGGCGGCGACCGTCCCACAGCTCGTCGCAATTGCTAAAGATCACGGTTTGGTTTGA
- the trbJ gene encoding P-type conjugative transfer protein TrbJ, whose product MPHRCSNRWFAGLTAAVLAIGGSGSVQAGTATGAATEWTQLANNAQLVDLMKSSGIQVDNQLTQISQLAEQIQNQLKIYENMLQNTAQLPDHVWGQVESDLNQLRSIVDQGQGIAFSMGNADDVLQQRFQSYADLKTNLPSNATFSSTYQSWSNTNRDTIASSLKAASLTADQFDSEEDTMSSLRSMSETAGGQMKALQVGHEIAAQQVAQMQKLRGLVSQQMTMMGTWLQTEQTDRDLAQARREKFFSATVPSTSGGEKMKVEW is encoded by the coding sequence ATGCCGCATCGCTGCTCAAATAGATGGTTCGCCGGCTTGACGGCCGCCGTTCTTGCGATTGGAGGCTCGGGCTCAGTGCAAGCCGGTACAGCCACCGGTGCTGCGACGGAATGGACGCAACTCGCCAACAATGCGCAGCTCGTGGACCTCATGAAAAGCTCCGGCATCCAGGTCGACAATCAGCTGACGCAGATCAGCCAGCTTGCAGAGCAGATCCAGAACCAGCTGAAGATCTACGAGAACATGCTGCAGAACACCGCCCAGCTTCCTGATCATGTCTGGGGGCAGGTCGAAAGCGATCTCAACCAGCTGCGCAGTATCGTCGACCAGGGACAGGGCATCGCTTTTTCGATGGGGAACGCGGACGACGTTCTTCAGCAGCGCTTTCAGAGTTATGCCGATCTCAAGACAAACCTACCGAGCAATGCAACGTTCTCCTCGACCTATCAGTCCTGGTCGAACACCAACCGTGACACGATTGCCAGCTCGCTGAAGGCGGCGAGCCTCACGGCCGATCAGTTCGATAGCGAGGAAGATACGATGTCCTCGCTGCGGTCGATGTCCGAGACGGCTGGCGGGCAGATGAAGGCTTTGCAGGTCGGGCACGAGATCGCCGCTCAGCAAGTCGCGCAAATGCAAAAGCTTCGCGGTCTCGTCTCCCAACAGATGACAATGATGGGAACCTGGCTGCAGACGGAGCAGACCGACAGGGATCTGGCACAGGCGCGGCGAGAGAAATTCTTCAGTGCGACGGTTCCCTCCACTTCAGGCGGCGAGAAAATGAAGGTGGAATGGTGA
- the trbH gene encoding conjugal transfer protein TrbH, whose amino-acid sequence MRKLFAFFIAAALLSGCQTADDALTTSSTPVAVTGPAASAIAGDMASRLAEQISPAGATTTIKMETDTSEFASALEAALKGWGYTVVTDGKVAKDIKPVELAYAIEGFDGQVLARVSTPAIALARAYTPTAAGATPASPLSIMQRN is encoded by the coding sequence ATGCGAAAGCTGTTCGCATTCTTCATCGCGGCCGCGCTGCTCTCCGGCTGCCAAACGGCCGACGACGCACTGACCACCAGCTCGACCCCGGTGGCCGTCACCGGACCGGCTGCTAGCGCCATCGCGGGCGACATGGCAAGCCGTCTGGCTGAACAGATCAGCCCCGCCGGTGCTACGACGACGATCAAAATGGAAACGGACACGTCGGAATTCGCATCCGCCCTCGAGGCGGCGCTGAAGGGGTGGGGCTACACAGTGGTCACGGACGGCAAAGTCGCCAAAGACATCAAGCCGGTCGAGCTTGCTTATGCAATCGAGGGCTTCGACGGACAAGTTTTAGCCCGCGTCTCGACACCTGCCATTGCTCTCGCCCGCGCTTATACGCCGACGGCGGCCGGTGCCACGCCGGCCAGTCCGCTTTCGATCATGCAGCGCAACTGA
- the trbK gene encoding entry exclusion protein TrbK, producing the protein MVRTKALLIAIATILAVGSAGVWFLISEKQAAQERRAKFFGSKEYPTSGGEKMKVEW; encoded by the coding sequence ATGGTGAGAACGAAAGCACTCCTCATCGCAATTGCAACGATCCTGGCAGTCGGAAGCGCCGGTGTTTGGTTCCTGATCTCCGAAAAGCAGGCAGCTCAGGAGCGCAGGGCGAAGTTCTTCGGATCGAAGGAATACCCGACATCGGGCGGCGAGAAGATGAAGGTCGAATGGTGA
- the trbB gene encoding P-type conjugative transfer ATPase TrbB: protein MNQLRSHLRLVRKLQEALGDQLCVALDDANVVEIMLNPDGKLFIERLGHGVTPAGEMSSAAAEMVIGTVAHALQSEVDTEQPIISGELPIGGHRFEGLLPPVVIKPAFTIRRRASRLIPLEDYIRAGVMTEYQAATIRSAISTRLNIIISGGTGSGKTTLANAVIHEIVKSAPQDRLVILEDTAEIQCAAENAVLLHTSDSIDMARLLKSTMRLRPDRIVVGEVRDGAALTLLKAWNTGHPGGVATIHSNTAMSALRRLEQLTAEASQQPMHEVIGEAVDLVISIERTPRGRLVRDIIQVERFINGQYEIESDQLTEEQEARHVA from the coding sequence GTGAACCAGCTTCGCTCTCACCTTCGGCTCGTCCGCAAACTTCAGGAAGCGCTCGGCGACCAGCTTTGTGTTGCCCTGGACGACGCGAACGTCGTCGAGATCATGCTTAATCCGGACGGAAAGTTGTTCATCGAACGGCTCGGTCACGGCGTTACGCCCGCCGGCGAGATGTCGTCGGCTGCAGCGGAGATGGTGATCGGTACAGTGGCGCACGCGCTTCAGTCAGAGGTCGACACGGAACAGCCAATCATCTCCGGCGAACTGCCAATCGGTGGCCACCGCTTCGAGGGACTGTTGCCGCCCGTTGTCATCAAGCCTGCCTTCACGATTCGTCGCCGGGCATCGCGCCTCATTCCGCTCGAAGACTATATTCGCGCCGGCGTGATGACAGAATACCAAGCCGCCACGATCCGCAGTGCCATTTCCACGAGGCTGAACATCATCATTTCCGGCGGAACGGGCTCGGGCAAGACGACGCTAGCGAACGCGGTCATCCACGAGATCGTCAAATCTGCGCCCCAGGATCGTCTCGTCATTCTTGAGGATACCGCGGAAATCCAATGCGCGGCCGAAAACGCCGTTCTCCTCCATACCAGCGATTCGATCGACATGGCGCGGCTCTTGAAGAGCACAATGCGCTTGCGCCCCGACCGGATCGTCGTTGGCGAAGTTCGCGACGGCGCGGCCCTGACGTTGCTCAAGGCCTGGAACACCGGTCACCCAGGCGGCGTGGCGACCATTCACTCGAACACCGCCATGTCAGCGCTACGTCGGCTTGAACAGCTGACCGCCGAAGCAAGCCAGCAGCCGATGCACGAGGTGATCGGAGAGGCCGTCGACTTGGTCATCTCGATCGAGCGGACGCCGCGTGGGCGGCTTGTTCGCGACATCATTCAAGTCGAGCGGTTCATCAACGGACAGTACGAGATCGAATCCGATCAGCTCACCGAAGAACAGGAGGCGCGCCATGTCGCGTAA
- a CDS encoding transcriptional repressor TraM, translating to MNDVGSSRNSLTQKSELEVLAVAAIREHRRLIAADEAVYKEWTRASADPSFSAAVLKSLQDEYVARQKKSEVQQEELSEIIDALGYIPEVPLDKHE from the coding sequence ATGAACGATGTGGGCTCGTCTCGCAACAGTTTGACGCAAAAGTCAGAACTAGAGGTGCTGGCAGTTGCTGCGATCCGTGAGCACCGCCGTCTTATTGCCGCCGATGAGGCTGTCTATAAGGAATGGACTCGCGCGAGCGCCGATCCGTCGTTCTCCGCCGCCGTACTCAAAAGCCTGCAGGATGAGTATGTCGCGCGCCAAAAGAAATCAGAAGTCCAGCAAGAAGAACTTTCGGAAATCATCGATGCGTTAGGCTACATCCCCGAGGTTCCACTCGATAAACATGAATGA
- the trbI gene encoding IncP-type conjugal transfer protein TrbI — protein sequence MVQSLQLGTPSQADDQQGMRRLNRLPIIVAIIVIVLFVSIVVIGLSLRGLSFNRGDIEGASNSPATSFGDQLKRGVTDGIIGDPEKQEVFQPTPVVIEKEEKQEPVVERQPTDRQDRRQRLESEEEWKARLKREQDEQYMREAQRQRMARLQARSTALDSPLKVDISDVEKAASSTNDTGRQPTNVAANSASDLYAAAMKSSLMGQNVDQNGQTSKEDFFNQDIKDLGYLPNQVVPQMSPNELKRGSVVPATLITGLNSDLPGRITAQVSQNVYDSATGYRLLIPQGAKLFGRYDSKVSFGQERVLLVWTDLIFPNGSTLQIGGMAGTDAEGYGGFQDEADRHLWRTFGSAALVAIIGTGIDMSMPESSTLATQDTASDAARRNFAESFGRVAEETISKNLNVQPTIRIRPGYKFNVLVDQDIVFPFVYSGR from the coding sequence ATGGTCCAGTCGCTCCAGCTTGGCACGCCGAGCCAAGCCGACGATCAGCAGGGCATGCGGCGGCTCAACCGCCTGCCGATCATCGTCGCCATCATTGTCATCGTGCTGTTCGTTAGCATCGTCGTGATCGGTCTGTCGCTGCGCGGGCTTTCCTTCAATCGTGGCGACATCGAGGGTGCTTCCAATAGCCCTGCGACCAGTTTCGGCGACCAGCTTAAGCGGGGTGTCACGGACGGCATTATCGGTGACCCAGAAAAGCAGGAGGTGTTTCAGCCGACACCCGTCGTCATCGAGAAAGAGGAAAAGCAGGAACCGGTCGTCGAGCGCCAACCGACAGATCGACAAGATCGCCGACAAAGGCTCGAATCCGAAGAGGAGTGGAAGGCTCGGCTGAAGCGAGAGCAGGATGAGCAATATATGCGCGAGGCACAACGCCAGCGGATGGCGCGTCTCCAGGCCCGTTCCACGGCGCTCGATTCGCCACTGAAGGTCGACATCTCCGATGTCGAGAAGGCTGCAAGCTCCACCAATGACACGGGCCGCCAGCCGACAAACGTCGCAGCAAACAGCGCGTCAGACCTTTACGCCGCGGCCATGAAATCCAGCCTGATGGGACAGAACGTCGATCAGAACGGGCAGACGTCGAAAGAGGATTTTTTCAACCAAGACATCAAGGATCTCGGCTACCTGCCAAACCAAGTCGTGCCACAGATGTCACCCAATGAATTGAAGCGCGGTTCGGTCGTCCCGGCGACATTGATCACCGGCCTCAATTCCGACCTGCCAGGGCGAATTACAGCTCAGGTCAGCCAGAATGTCTACGACAGCGCCACCGGCTATCGCCTTCTCATCCCACAAGGCGCAAAGCTGTTCGGCCGTTACGATTCCAAGGTGTCCTTCGGTCAGGAGCGCGTTCTCCTCGTCTGGACGGACCTCATTTTCCCGAACGGCTCCACCCTGCAGATCGGCGGCATGGCCGGCACGGACGCCGAAGGATATGGCGGCTTCCAGGATGAGGCCGACCGCCATCTCTGGAGGACGTTCGGTTCCGCAGCCCTGGTGGCAATCATCGGGACGGGTATCGATATGTCGATGCCTGAGAGTTCGACGCTCGCAACGCAGGACACGGCCTCGGATGCAGCACGACGTAATTTTGCCGAATCATTCGGCCGGGTAGCGGAAGAGACGATCTCGAAGAATCTGAACGTTCAGCCGACAATTCGCATCCGACCGGGCTACAAGTTCAACGTCCTGGTCGATCAGGATATTGTTTTTCCGTTTGTCTATAGCGGCCGCTAA
- the trbL gene encoding P-type conjugative transfer protein TrbL encodes MTGTTTLHQLRLAMLIVAFAVVTTQPALAQEGSVLTSLQSQITTTAKGWETTVMNAAKSLFWILATIEIGIAAVWLAIQSASLDSWFAELVRRIMFVGFFAFVLAQGPTFAKAVVDSLFQIGAGGGTASPADVFNAGLAVATKMSEKVQFGLFEDNALAISAAFAMVVTVIAFSLVAAIFVSVMVEMYIGLLAGMIMLGLGGSSFTKDFAVRYLVYAFSVGMKLMALVMISRIGSEVLIGLANQPDIGDQFQTALAIAGIAVVVFIIAMYVPNIMQGVVQGASVSGGMESIRHGGQATSFAAGAGFLAAGAAGAGFAAAQAARAGGSSVAGAALRGVGASFSSGAQAAGSAAKEKAIGSPGAYAGSILGLANAKLDEQRGGHSGLKPPPERNDKP; translated from the coding sequence ATGACAGGCACGACGACACTTCATCAGCTCCGATTGGCTATGCTGATTGTCGCGTTTGCGGTGGTGACGACCCAGCCGGCGCTGGCGCAAGAGGGGTCCGTCTTGACGTCCCTCCAGAGCCAGATCACGACCACTGCGAAGGGGTGGGAAACCACCGTCATGAACGCGGCGAAATCCCTTTTCTGGATCCTCGCAACGATCGAGATCGGTATCGCGGCCGTCTGGCTCGCGATCCAGTCAGCCTCGCTGGACAGCTGGTTCGCCGAACTGGTGCGGCGGATCATGTTCGTGGGCTTTTTCGCGTTCGTGCTGGCGCAGGGACCAACCTTCGCCAAGGCGGTCGTAGACAGTCTGTTCCAGATCGGCGCCGGCGGAGGGACGGCGTCACCAGCTGACGTGTTCAATGCCGGGCTCGCAGTTGCAACAAAGATGTCGGAGAAAGTACAGTTCGGCCTCTTCGAAGACAATGCGCTGGCAATCTCGGCCGCGTTCGCCATGGTCGTGACAGTCATCGCGTTTTCTCTCGTAGCTGCCATTTTCGTTTCAGTCATGGTCGAAATGTATATCGGGCTGCTTGCCGGAATGATCATGCTCGGCCTTGGCGGTTCGTCGTTCACTAAGGATTTCGCAGTCCGTTACTTAGTCTATGCCTTCTCGGTCGGCATGAAGCTCATGGCGCTCGTCATGATATCTCGCATTGGTTCGGAAGTGCTGATCGGCCTCGCCAACCAGCCAGATATCGGCGACCAGTTTCAGACCGCTCTTGCCATCGCTGGAATTGCCGTCGTTGTCTTCATCATCGCGATGTACGTCCCAAACATCATGCAGGGTGTCGTTCAAGGCGCATCGGTTTCCGGAGGGATGGAATCGATCCGCCACGGCGGACAGGCGACGTCCTTCGCCGCCGGTGCTGGCTTCCTCGCCGCCGGTGCTGCCGGAGCGGGTTTTGCGGCCGCGCAAGCCGCACGAGCTGGCGGTTCATCCGTCGCAGGTGCCGCTCTTCGCGGCGTAGGCGCGAGCTTCAGTTCCGGCGCCCAGGCAGCCGGATCAGCCGCGAAGGAAAAGGCTATCGGCTCTCCGGGCGCTTATGCCGGGTCCATTCTCGGACTGGCCAATGCCAAGCTCGATGAACAGCGCGGCGGTCATAGCGGACTGAAGCCTCCTCCCGAACGCAACGACAAACCGTAA